GATCGTCTCCATGGCCACGCTGAAGCGGCCGCTGGGGGTGTCCTCGGCCTTCGAGAAGCTCGCCGCGGGCGCGACCGAGGTCGTGAGCCCGGAGACGGCGAAGCGCTACCGGGAGGCCGGAGGCGACGAGGCGGAGCTGGGGTGGGAGACCGCCCTGGTGGGCGGCGTCCTCCTCGGCAGTCTCGCCAGCGCCGTGCTGTCTGGCGCGCGCGAGCAGCCGCCCGTATGGTCCCCGCGGAGGTCCACCTCGAGCGGCCTCGGCCGCGCGGCCTCCGCGGTGCTGGGCGGGGCGTCGATGATGTTCGGCGCCCGCATGGCGAAGGGGTGCACCAGCGGCCACGGGATCAGCGGCACGATGCAGCTCGCGGCGTCGAGCTGGGCCTTCACCGCCGTGATGTTCGCCTCGGGGGCGGCCACCGCGCTCTCGCTGTTCGGGAGGAAGAAATGAAGATCGCGTCTCCGATGAAGCTCGCGTCGGGCCTCGGCACGGGGCTGGCGTTCGGCTTCCTGCTTCAGAAAGGTCGGGCGGCGAAGCGGGTCGAGATCGTCGACGCGCTTCGGTTCGACCAGTGGAGGGTCGCCAAGATCATGGGGACGGCCAGCGTGGTCGGCGGGCTCGGCACCTACGCGCTCGGCCGAGCCGGGAGGATCGAGCCGAAGATCAAGCCGCTCGCGCTCGGCGTCGTGACGGGCGGCGCGCTGTTCGGGGCCGGCCTCGCGGCGCTCGGCTACTGCCCCGGGACCACGGTCACCGCGGCCGGGGAGGGTCAGCGAGACGCCATGCTCGGGATCGCCGGGATGATGGTCGGCGCGCTCGCGTACGTCGCGCTGCTGCCTCGCCTGAAGCCCTTCCTCGAGCGAGGCGACATGGGTGAGGTCACCGTCCCGGAGCTCGCGCGCGCCGGCGTGCGCGCAGCAGAGGACGCGGTCCGTCGACAGCGAGGCTGACTCCCGAGCTTCAGTGCTCTCGGGGCTTCAGCCCGCGCGTGCTCGGGCCCTCGAGGATCTCCCCCTGCGCGTCGTAGCGGGCGCCGTGGCAGGGGCAGTCCCACGAGCCCTCGACCCCGTTCCAGCTCACGACGCACCCCAGGTGAGGGCACACCGCCTCGCGCTGGTGGAGGGCGCCCGAGGCGTCTCGGTGCACCGCGACGAGCTTGCGCCCGAGCCGCAGCACCGCGCCATCGCCGGGGCCGACCGACTCGGGGTCGCCTTGCCGGAGGGCGCCGAGCCGGTCGGCGACGAAGCGCTTGGCGACGTCCGCGTTCTCCTTCAGGAAGTCCTTCGTCCCCGCCGTGTCGACGCGCCGCGCGTCGAGGAGCCGCGCGTAGGGGTGCTCCTGACCGGTCAAGCGCGCCGCCAGGACCTGCGCGGCGAACGTCCCCCACACCAGGCCGTCGCCGCTGAAGCCGGTCGCGACCCACACGTCGCGCCCGAGCAGGCTCTCGCCGATGAAGGGGAGGCCGTCGATCGGCTCGTAGACCTGAGACGACCAGCGGTGGACGATCTCGCCGACGTCGAAGCGGGCTCGGACCCACCGCTCGAGCCGCGCCTCGGCCTCGGCCGGGTCGTCGTGGCCGGTCTTGTGGTCCGCGCCGCCCGCGATGACGAGGCCGTCGTGCGAGCGGATGTAGTGGTAGGGCGCCTCCGTGTCCCAGTAGAGGGCGGGAGGCGGCGCGCCGGAGGCGAGGCGGAAGGCGAGCACGTACGAGCGATGCGGCGCGACCTCGGTCTGGAGCGGATCGACGCCGACCGGGGTGTGGGTCGCGAGCACGACGCGGTCGGCGCGCACCTCCGCGCCGCTCGCGAGCTCGATGTGCTCCTTGCCGCGCACGCGGGTGACGGCCGCGTGATCGTAGAGGCGCGCGCCGGCCTCGCGTGCGGCCGCCGCGAGCGCCTCGAGCCAGACCCCGGGAGAGAGCTTGGCCTGCCCCGGCAGACGCATCGCCGCCTCCACCTCGAAGGGGAGGTCGGGGGGCGCGTCCTCCGTGACCGGGAGGCCGAGCCGACGGGCCGCCGCGAGCTCACCGCGCAGCGCCTCCACGTCGCCCTCCGGCTCCGCGAATAGATAGCCGTCCACGCGCTCGAACGCCTGCGGTGCGAGGGCCGCCGCGCGCCGCTCCAGCTCATCCACCGTGCGCGCCATGGCGTCGACGACCGAGGCCGCGCGCTCCTCCCCGTGCGCGTCGATCGCGCGCGCGAGGCCGAGGTCCGGGAGCGTGGTGAGGTGCCCCGTGCTCTTGCCGGTGACGCCCGCTCCGAGCCGGTCCCGCTCGAAGAGGGCGACGTCGACCCCGGCCTCGGCGAGCAGCAATGTCAACGTGAGGCCGGTGATCCCCCCACCGACGACGGCGACGTCGGCGTCGACGCGATCGGGTGGACCGCCGAGGCGGGCGCGCGGGGACCTCCACGGAGGACGGCGGTCGGTCATGGGGGAGCCGCTAGCCCCACCGTGGTCCGCCTCAACGGCCCGCTGGGGCTGAGCTTCGCGGAGGAAGCAGGTCCCCAGGAGGGGGATCCGGACCGTCCGAAAGCTGGTACTCTGGCGAGCCGTGGGGGTCCAATACCTATATGGAGACTCGCAGCCGTTCCCCGACGGCTACGACTTTCTCACCGAGCTGCGGCTCTTCGTCGAGGCGGCGAGCCAGGCGCTCTCGCTCTCCGAGGAGGCCGACTCGCTCGAGCAGAGCCTGGGCGAGCGGGCGCAGCTGCACCTGCACGCGGTCGACGCGCTGCAGACCTTCTTCGACCAGGTGACCGAGCTGGTCGCCGATCGCGCGGCGCGCTCGGGGGCGCCGCAGACGGTCGGGCCCTGGGCGCGGAAGCTGCTCGAGCACGTCGAGGCGGTCTCGGTGCAGGCCAAGGCGAGCCACGCGAAAGACCTCGACCACGATCAGGTCGACGTCACGAGCCACATCCGAGAGCGCCGCGCGCAGCTCCGCAAGGTGCTCGGCGACTACCTGCTGAAGGATCCGCTCCCGGTCGAGCACTGGGCGATGTCCCTCAACCTCCTCGGCGACGTGCCGAGCGGGCAGTGCGTGCTCGCGCACCCAGGCGCCCTCACCACGAGCTTCGGCATCGACGTGGCGGGTGACGGCACGTGGGGGCAGCCGCGCAAGATCGGTGAGCTCTCCGAGGGGCTCGCGCTCCAGGTCGGATGGAAGAAAGCGTTCTTGCGCAGCTCGCTGCACCCCGACGTCGCCGCGCTCGACGACCAGTACGTCGCAGCGCTCGAGCTCGGCCCGGACTCGATGGAGCTCCGCCTGCGCCGCAAGCCCGACTCCCCGCGCGACGGCTTCGTGCTCACCATCGATCCGGACGAGCAGGGCGTGCAGGTGCCGAAGATCACGCGCATCGACGAGAAGCGCGGCGAGAGCGACGCGCCGTTCACGTCGCAGGCGGAGGACCGCGCGCGCATCCAGGAGCTCTTCGCCACCCTGCGCGGGAGCGCCAGGCCGCTGCTCTCTCGCAAGCGCCGCCTCGTCTACGCGCAGCTCGACGGTCACGACGTCTTCGAGCGCGGGCTCGTCCGCGCGCTGTTCGAGCGGGTCGCCGCGCGCCTCGAGCCCATCGCGGCGCAGGTCTCGCACCACTCGCCCAACCCGCAAGAGCTCTCGCTCAAGCTCGAGCGCGAGGACGGTCGCCGCGAGGAGCTCTATCTGCGCAAGCAGGAGCTGGTCGACATGGTCCAGCCGCTCTCGGAGGAGGCGACCGCGCTCTTCCGGCACCTCGCCTTCCTGCCCGCGCCGCCCGCCACCCCGAGCGCCCCGCCGCCGCCCAAACGAAGGCTGTGAGGCCCGGGCTGGCTCAGTCGCCGCTCGACGCGTCGACGGGATCGGGAGCGGCGTCGCCCGGGTAGTCGAAGGCGCCACGGTAGAGGTCGTCGACCGCGAACGAGGCGCCGCCAGCGAGCTCGATCCGCTCGCCTTCGCCGAGCGCGGCGTAGCGCCAGCCTCCCTCGGTGCGCTGGTAGTGCTCGACGCGCGCCTCGCGCTGAGACACGAGGAGGTAGTCGCGCAGGGAGCCGAGGCGCTGGTAAGCCTGCCACTTCTCACCGCGGTCGTAGGCCTCGGTGCTGGACGACAGGACCTCGACCACGACGCTCGGGTTGGTCAAGACGTCGCTCGCGCCCGTCTCGTGCTCGAAGGGACCGCAGACGACGACCGCGTCGGCGTAGACGTAGCGCTTCCGGCTCGTGGTGGAAATCTGCTGGTCCGAGGACAGCACGCCGCAGGGCCCGCCGCGATGGGCGGTCCGGAGCTCGGCTGCGCACGCGCTCGCGAGGAAGTTGTGTCGCGGGCTGCCGCCCGCCATCGCGAAGACCTCGCCGAGGTGGAACTCGTGCTTCTCGGGCTGCTCGCGCTCCCACGCGAGGTACTCGGCCGCGGTCATGCGGAGCGGGGTCGCCGGCTCGGACATGCATCCAGCATAACGCGTCAGTCGCCGACGATCGCGTCGAGGCCTTCGAGCGCGAGGTCGAAGTTGGCCTCGACCTCTTCGGTGCCCATCGCGAGTTTCAGGTAGCGGGCGAGGGGGTTGTCGATGTGGCCGGTCTCGCGCCAGGAGACGCGCGTGGCCTGGCTGCCCTCGGCGACGAGGGTGAAGGTGC
This Sandaracinaceae bacterium DNA region includes the following protein-coding sequences:
- a CDS encoding YeeE/YedE thiosulfate transporter family protein, whose protein sequence is MSALSDESWGPYAVGAGIGLLEIVSMATLKRPLGVSSAFEKLAAGATEVVSPETAKRYREAGGDEAELGWETALVGGVLLGSLASAVLSGAREQPPVWSPRRSTSSGLGRAASAVLGGASMMFGARMAKGCTSGHGISGTMQLAASSWAFTAVMFASGAATALSLFGRKK
- a CDS encoding YeeE/YedE thiosulfate transporter family protein codes for the protein MKIASPMKLASGLGTGLAFGFLLQKGRAAKRVEIVDALRFDQWRVAKIMGTASVVGGLGTYALGRAGRIEPKIKPLALGVVTGGALFGAGLAALGYCPGTTVTAAGEGQRDAMLGIAGMMVGALAYVALLPRLKPFLERGDMGEVTVPELARAGVRAAEDAVRRQRG
- a CDS encoding FAD-dependent oxidoreductase — translated: MTDRRPPWRSPRARLGGPPDRVDADVAVVGGGITGLTLTLLLAEAGVDVALFERDRLGAGVTGKSTGHLTTLPDLGLARAIDAHGEERAASVVDAMARTVDELERRAAALAPQAFERVDGYLFAEPEGDVEALRGELAAARRLGLPVTEDAPPDLPFEVEAAMRLPGQAKLSPGVWLEALAAAAREAGARLYDHAAVTRVRGKEHIELASGAEVRADRVVLATHTPVGVDPLQTEVAPHRSYVLAFRLASGAPPPALYWDTEAPYHYIRSHDGLVIAGGADHKTGHDDPAEAEARLERWVRARFDVGEIVHRWSSQVYEPIDGLPFIGESLLGRDVWVATGFSGDGLVWGTFAAQVLAARLTGQEHPYARLLDARRVDTAGTKDFLKENADVAKRFVADRLGALRQGDPESVGPGDGAVLRLGRKLVAVHRDASGALHQREAVCPHLGCVVSWNGVEGSWDCPCHGARYDAQGEILEGPSTRGLKPREH
- a CDS encoding Uma2 family endonuclease, whose protein sequence is MSEPATPLRMTAAEYLAWEREQPEKHEFHLGEVFAMAGGSPRHNFLASACAAELRTAHRGGPCGVLSSDQQISTTSRKRYVYADAVVVCGPFEHETGASDVLTNPSVVVEVLSSSTEAYDRGEKWQAYQRLGSLRDYLLVSQREARVEHYQRTEGGWRYAALGEGERIELAGGASFAVDDLYRGAFDYPGDAAPDPVDASSGD